The Opitutaceae bacterium genome has a window encoding:
- a CDS encoding MFS transporter: MTTSPVSSATAPLSRSAWIEGYTIRALYVIYYAAGAAWMPMYNLYLESLGLKGFEIGATASIIPAVMLVFQPLWGWWADRRGIVFSLRIAGLGAIAFLLLGPLFSAGFATACIATFFTTVFFAPLFPLLDGVALAYVDANPRFKYSTMRFWGAVGYGTGAPLASWWVAKTSPSGLLAMAAVLLCIAMPLMFVLKHRKPAARLVAETGGMGDLLADRKVKLFLVAMVLASAFQNSIWAFLSIYMNEIKTPAHMIGWAYTVEGYSELPFYFLAAIFFRKWGVKQVLLATLVLCSVRMFLYSQTRNPWWVLAIEATNGITWTLFWLAAVEWMNTLAAKRWRATGQSLLAAAYSGGGAILGSFWCGWLYERTGTMIKVYAINGAASLVMSLAMIWLFRKELTTKIVPSEPEPEPQKQ; this comes from the coding sequence ATGACCACCTCGCCCGTTTCGTCCGCCACGGCGCCTTTGTCGCGCAGCGCCTGGATCGAGGGTTACACGATCCGCGCCTTGTATGTCATCTACTATGCCGCGGGTGCGGCGTGGATGCCGATGTATAATCTCTACCTGGAATCCCTCGGGCTCAAGGGATTCGAGATTGGCGCCACCGCAAGCATCATTCCCGCGGTGATGCTGGTGTTTCAACCCCTCTGGGGCTGGTGGGCAGATCGACGGGGAATTGTCTTTTCCCTGCGCATCGCCGGCCTGGGGGCGATCGCCTTTCTTTTGCTGGGTCCCCTGTTCTCTGCGGGATTTGCGACAGCGTGCATCGCGACGTTCTTCACGACGGTCTTCTTCGCACCCTTGTTTCCGCTGCTTGATGGCGTGGCGTTGGCCTATGTCGATGCGAATCCACGTTTCAAATACAGCACGATGCGTTTTTGGGGCGCGGTCGGCTATGGCACGGGTGCCCCGCTCGCGAGTTGGTGGGTGGCCAAGACCTCCCCATCCGGACTCCTGGCAATGGCGGCAGTGCTCCTGTGCATCGCAATGCCGCTGATGTTCGTGCTGAAACATCGCAAGCCGGCCGCCCGGCTGGTGGCTGAGACTGGCGGAATGGGAGACCTCCTGGCTGACCGGAAGGTAAAGCTGTTCCTGGTTGCAATGGTCCTGGCGTCAGCGTTCCAGAACAGCATCTGGGCGTTCCTCTCGATCTACATGAACGAGATCAAGACGCCCGCGCATATGATAGGCTGGGCGTACACGGTGGAAGGCTATAGCGAGCTGCCATTCTACTTTCTCGCCGCGATCTTCTTCCGAAAATGGGGCGTGAAGCAGGTCCTTCTGGCCACGCTCGTGCTTTGCTCGGTCCGAATGTTCCTTTACTCGCAGACGCGGAATCCCTGGTGGGTGCTCGCGATCGAAGCGACCAATGGAATCACGTGGACGCTGTTCTGGCTGGCGGCTGTCGAATGGATGAACACGCTTGCCGCGAAACGGTGGCGCGCCACGGGGCAAAGCCTGTTGGCGGCCGCCTATTCAGGCGGAGGCGCCATCCTGGGTAGCTTCTGGTGCGGCTGGCTCTACGAACGGACCGGGACAATGATCAAGGTCTACGCGATCAACGGTGCCGCCTCGCTCGTGATGTCCCTCGCCATGATCTGGCTGTTTCGCAAGGAACTCACCACCAAGATCGTGCCAAGCGAACCCGAGCCCGAACCCCAGAAGCAGTGA
- a CDS encoding BadF/BadG/BcrA/BcrD ATPase family protein — translation MTTSPLYLGLDGGNTKSLAVIVDAKGRVLGHGRGRCGDIYGGTETSLRTLRTVVGEALGEAGVKPDQVAAAAFSLAGADWPEDFDLLSQELGSLGWGGPWRVFNDAQGALRGCSVDGFGVAMVCGTFGTVAAKHPNGTEWFAGPFCTAGGGTGIGKTGLHAVIHAHLGVAPATRITEELMALTGRPTPAEAVKVFTSRVDGAAPSLAGITPAVVAAANSGDAVALGILGRAADELAYLVDAAVRHTGLADVFTVYQTGGMPKDPASAWARTLRERVLSMYPKVEYRPADLEPLGGAVMLATDLLGLRVEREWHEALKTGLFRLKEERR, via the coding sequence GTGACCACTTCCCCGCTCTATTTGGGCCTTGATGGAGGCAACACCAAGTCGCTTGCAGTTATAGTCGATGCAAAAGGGCGCGTTCTGGGACACGGACGCGGGCGTTGCGGAGACATTTATGGAGGCACCGAGACGTCGCTTCGGACCTTGCGCACAGTAGTGGGCGAGGCCCTGGGGGAAGCGGGTGTGAAGCCGGACCAGGTCGCGGCGGCTGCATTCAGCCTTGCGGGCGCAGATTGGCCCGAGGATTTCGATCTCCTGAGCCAGGAACTGGGGAGTCTCGGTTGGGGCGGCCCCTGGCGGGTGTTCAATGATGCCCAGGGAGCACTCCGGGGCTGCTCAGTCGATGGATTTGGTGTGGCAATGGTCTGCGGGACATTCGGGACCGTCGCCGCCAAACACCCGAATGGCACCGAGTGGTTTGCCGGCCCCTTTTGCACCGCCGGAGGCGGTACCGGTATTGGAAAAACGGGCCTGCATGCGGTAATTCATGCCCATCTCGGTGTCGCGCCGGCGACACGCATTACCGAGGAGCTGATGGCGCTGACGGGCAGACCGACCCCGGCAGAAGCGGTGAAGGTGTTCACCTCGCGGGTGGACGGCGCCGCGCCCAGCCTTGCCGGCATCACCCCTGCCGTCGTCGCGGCGGCCAACAGCGGTGACGCTGTCGCACTTGGAATTCTGGGGCGGGCCGCCGACGAACTTGCATACCTGGTTGACGCCGCGGTGCGGCACACCGGCCTGGCGGATGTCTTCACCGTCTACCAGACCGGCGGCATGCCGAAGGATCCCGCGAGTGCCTGGGCGCGCACGCTGCGCGAACGCGTTCTTTCAATGTACCCAAAAGTCGAATACAGACCCGCCGACCTTGAACCCCTCGGCGGCGCGGTGATGCTCGCGACGGATTTGCTGGGCCTCCGGGTGGAACGGGAGTGGCACGAGGCGCTCAAGACCGGGCTCTTCCGGTTGAAGGAGGAACGCCGATGA
- a CDS encoding 6-phosphogluconolactonase, producing the protein MKLVVLKDPQSVADTSAAWVAKALLNPSVRNVQPAMGNSPQELYARLPRLLAGHLDEVRARLRVYQMDEYADLLPGDDRLLATWMAKTFTGPLGISRENVFYLLGFGSDPEASCRAFDFHLEGAGGLDVLVAGLGPNGHVGFNEPPSAPDTPSRMVPLAPESIRSNATYWGGEDRVPPHAVTTGLGPMLRARATVFVVNGAHKRNILEQTLLGPVSDLVPASHFREQNNVVLVADRAACPEAIESRYVTLNPRSRDHFPALFGP; encoded by the coding sequence ATGAAGCTCGTCGTTCTCAAGGATCCCCAGTCGGTGGCGGACACCTCCGCGGCCTGGGTTGCGAAGGCACTTCTCAACCCGAGCGTGCGCAATGTGCAACCAGCCATGGGAAACAGCCCGCAGGAGCTCTATGCGCGGCTGCCGCGGCTCCTCGCCGGGCATCTCGACGAGGTGCGCGCGCGGCTGCGCGTGTATCAGATGGATGAATACGCGGACCTGCTCCCGGGCGACGATCGGCTGCTTGCCACCTGGATGGCCAAGACCTTCACGGGCCCTCTCGGCATCAGCCGGGAGAATGTCTTTTATCTCCTGGGTTTTGGCTCCGACCCGGAGGCGTCCTGCAGGGCCTTTGACTTTCATCTCGAGGGCGCGGGCGGGCTTGATGTGCTGGTGGCGGGCCTTGGGCCCAACGGCCACGTCGGTTTCAACGAACCACCGTCCGCCCCTGACACCCCGTCCCGGATGGTGCCGCTCGCCCCTGAATCCATCCGCAGCAACGCCACCTACTGGGGAGGCGAGGATCGGGTGCCGCCTCATGCCGTGACCACCGGCCTGGGACCCATGCTCAGGGCGCGTGCGACGGTGTTCGTCGTGAATGGCGCCCACAAACGAAACATCCTGGAGCAGACCCTTCTCGGCCCCGTCTCGGATCTCGTGCCCGCCTCGCATTTCCGGGAGCAAAACAACGTTGTTCTCGTTGCTGATCGCGCCGCCTGCCCCGAAGCGATCGAATCCCGGTACGTTACCCTGAATCCCCGCTCACGTGACCACTTCCCCGCTCTATTTGGGCCTTGA
- a CDS encoding AraC family transcriptional regulator, protein MPAKEKKPARIRRVVTTGQAPPLALGAAFEQLIGAIPDTNFFVKDLSGRFILMDDGFVEMVGGRRREEVLGKTDFDFFPRDLAEKYVSDDHKVLTTGAVLRDLIEPVPDDDLTFSWWSVTKVPLLDIEGKIAGVAGITIKLSLHNTPSRYGDSLFGILQYIGANYRNHVSVAEIAAHAGLSMRSLERNFRRTFKTTPLRYINRVRLQAARHALVHTNRDIASIAADCGFYDQSHMTAQFSHHFGMSPRKYRTLHGRA, encoded by the coding sequence GTCACCACCGGGCAGGCCCCGCCACTCGCGCTTGGCGCCGCGTTTGAGCAACTGATCGGTGCAATCCCGGACACGAACTTCTTTGTTAAGGACCTTTCCGGACGATTTATCCTGATGGATGACGGCTTCGTGGAAATGGTGGGCGGCCGTCGCCGCGAAGAGGTGCTCGGGAAGACGGACTTTGATTTCTTTCCGCGTGATCTGGCCGAAAAGTATGTGTCCGACGACCACAAGGTCCTGACAACGGGCGCCGTTTTGCGCGACCTGATCGAACCAGTGCCCGACGATGACCTCACGTTCAGCTGGTGGAGCGTCACAAAAGTACCCCTGCTCGACATCGAGGGGAAAATCGCCGGGGTGGCGGGAATCACAATCAAGCTCTCCCTGCACAACACCCCGTCCCGTTACGGCGACAGCCTTTTTGGCATCCTTCAGTACATTGGCGCCAACTACCGCAACCATGTGTCAGTCGCGGAGATCGCGGCGCACGCGGGACTTTCCATGCGGTCGCTCGAACGGAATTTTCGCCGGACGTTCAAGACCACGCCGCTTCGCTACATCAACCGCGTCCGCCTGCAGGCGGCGCGCCATGCGCTCGTCCACACCAACCGCGACATTGCGAGCATCGCGGCGGATTGCGGTTTCTACGACCAGAGCCACATGACGGCCCAGTTCAGCCATCACTTTGGGATGAGCCCCAGGAAGTACCGAACCCTGCACGGGAGGGCCTGA